Proteins from a single region of Arctopsyche grandis isolate Sample6627 chromosome 1, ASM5162203v2, whole genome shotgun sequence:
- the Sec63 gene encoding translocation protein Sec63 isoform X1 yields MAGQKFEYDESGATFFYFLLSFLALVLVPATFYYWPRRKTIDPDKSFQDCSCPGCIKKKQILETSEPYRGVKNFLIKASIILGWLILILLAYKVSQFDYEMSNFDPYEILGVPPGASQAEIKKSYRKLSLILHPDKETGNEKAFMKLTKAYQALTDDEARKNWEKYGNPDGPGAMSFGIALPSWIVEKENSVWVLGLYGLVFMVALPTVVGTWWYRSIKFSGDQVLLDTSQLYMYFIHKTNLMALKRVIMILAASCEFDKRHNSEVVERMSDNEEVPQLVRDIPNLNEKNKQQPLCRPYSIKARALLHAHLSRMVLNPETLEKDRQFIVRRAPYLVLEMVNCVNNLTLLAYAGRIQKRPRIETIEVCMKLSPLIVQALWEYKSPLLQLPYITEENLKYFSGRKKHVQTLQQLAQMPEEDRRQLLRGLNDQQYEDLIQVLSNMPFIHFKVNTEVIDDENSTEVTAGAIVTVTVSLKRSYMKDVFGNTSVREQQQLKEPDEITEEGEATGEPKPAAEAQKKDVNKKPVWMKPPKKSSSSKKSKSKAHSKVQQAKEKAAAAAAAAAATATAAAAAKNQSAQTSPNGVAKKPSRVPQSGDDNLGDDSDASNLSDNDDATEGSHRNSEAEDNDKKVDDVDDDTEWNKFQNKIQKREKLEGRSKTSHPVHCPYYPEDKQEYWWTYICDRKSLSLLTAPSHVTNLVDTQDVQLRFTAPMWPGPYVLTVCLRSDSYIGMDQQQDIKLDVKEAPDVPTDHPQWDISDSESDHQAQDGNESEFTTDDDENGDDN; encoded by the exons ATGGCCGGACAAAAATTCGAATACGATGAAAGCGGAGCTACTTTCTTCTACTTCCTGCTGTCCTTCTTGGCGCTGGTCCTCGTCCCGGCCACATTCTACTACTGGCCCCGCCGCAAGACCATAG ATCCAGATAAAAGTTTTCAAGATTGCTCATGTCCgggatgtattaaaaaaaaacaaattttagagaCCTCCGAACCCTATCGAGGAGTAAAAAATTTTCTGATAAAAGCGTCCATTATTTTGGGATGGCTTATCCTTATTTTATTAGCTTATAAGGTATCACAATTCGATTATGAAATGTCAAACTTTGATCCATACGAAATACTCGGAGTTCCTCCAGGTGCTTCTCAAGCTGAAATTAAAAAGTCGTACAGAAAACTGTCGCTTATTTTACATCCGGACAAAGAAACTGGAAACGAAAAAGCGTTCATGAAACTCACCAAAGCGTATCAA gctTTGACTGATGATGAAGCTCGTAAAAATTGGGAGAAATATGGTAATCCTGATGGACCTGGTGCTATGAGTTTTGGTATCGCTTTACCAAGTTGGATAGTTGAGAAAGAAAATAGTGTCTGGGTATTGGGACTTTACGGACTTGTGTTTATGGTTGCCTTACCGACAGTG gTTGGTACTTGGTGGTATCGTTCTATTAAATTTTCTGGTGATCAAGTGCTTCTGGACACCTCTcaactttatatgtatttcattcacAAAACTAATTTAATGGCTCTAAAACGTGTAATAATGATATTGGCTGCTAGTTGCGAATTCGATAAAAGACATAATTCTGAAGTTGTTGAAAGAATGTCGGACAATGAAGAAGTACCacag TTAGTACGAGATATTCctaatttgaatgaaaaaaataaacagcaaccGCTGTGTCGTCCATATTCTATTAAAGCTCGAGCATTGCTACATGCTCATCTTTCGAGAATGGTTTTAAATCCTGAAACACTGGAAAAAGACAGGCAATTTATCGTTCGTAGAGCTCCATATTTGGTATTAGAAATGGTAAATTGTGTTAACAATTTAACATTACTCGCTTATGCTGGAAGaa TTCAAAAGCGTCCTCGAATTGAAACAATAGAAGTATGCATGAAATTGTCGCCACTGATAGTTCAAGCTTTGTGGGAATACAAATCTCCACTTTTACAACTCCCATATATAACCGAAGAAAATTTGAAGTATTTCTCAGGTCGCAAAAAGCACGTGCAGACTTTGCAACAACTTGCACAAATGCCTGAAGAAGACAGACGTCAGCTTTTGAGGGGACTTAATGATCAACAATATGAGGATTTGATCCAAGTACTCTCTAATATGCCGTTCATACATTTCAAAGTCAACACAGAAGTTATCGATGATGAAAATTCTACTGAAGTGACGGCTGGCGCGATTGTTACTGTCACTGTTTCCCTTAAAAGATCATATATGAAAGATGTGTTTGGAAATACCAGTGTTAGAGAGCAACAACAACTTAA AGAACCAGATGAAATAACAGAAGAGGGAGAAGCAACTGGTGAACCGAAGCCTGCTGCTGAAGCCCAAAAGAAGGATGTAAATAAAAAACCTGTTTGGATGAAACCACCTAAAAAATCTTCATCGAGTAAGAAATCAAAGAGTAAGGCTCATTCAAAAGTACAGCAAGCGAAAGAAAAAGCAGCAGCTGcagctgctgctgctgctgccaCTGCCACTGCTGCAGCTGCTGCTAAAAATCAGTCAGCACAAACATCCCCCAATGGTGTTGCTAAAAAGCCCAGTAGAGTGCCTCAATCAGGTGATGATAACTTGGGGG ATGATTCAGATGCATCTAATCTCTCAGATAATGATGATGCTACTGAAGGATCTCATAGAAATTCTGAAGCCGAAGACAATGATAAAAAAGTTGACGATGTAGATGACGACACGGAGTGGAATAa gtttcaaaataaaattcaaaaacgaGAGAAACTCGAAGGAAGATCTAAAACTTCACATCCTGTTCATTGTCCATATTATCCTGAG gataaacaagaatactggTGGACATATATTTGTGATAGAAAATCTCTATCATTACTAACAGCTCCTAGTCACGTAACAAATTTAGTAGATACTCAAGACGTTCAATTACGGTTTACAGCTCCCATGTGGCCTGGTCCATATGTATTAACTGTTTGTCTGAGATCag
- the Sec63 gene encoding translocation protein Sec63 isoform X2, translating to MAGQKFEYDESGATFFYFLLSFLALVLVPATFYYWPRRKTIDPDKSFQDCSCPGCIKKKQILETSEPYRGVKNFLIKASIILGWLILILLAYKVSQFDYEMSNFDPYEILGVPPGASQAEIKKSYRKLSLILHPDKETGNEKAFMKLTKAYQALTDDEARKNWEKYGNPDGPGAMSFGIALPSWIVEKENSVWVLGLYGLVFMVALPTVVGTWWYRSIKFSGDQVLLDTSQLYMYFIHKTNLMALKRVIMILAASCEFDKRHNSEVVERMSDNEEVPQLVRDIPNLNEKNKQQPLCRPYSIKARALLHAHLSRMVLNPETLEKDRQFIVRRAPYLVLEMVNCVNNLTLLAYAGRIQKRPRIETIEVCMKLSPLIVQALWEYKSPLLQLPYITEENLKYFSGRKKHVQTLQQLAQMPEEDRRQLLRGLNDQQYEDLIQVLSNMPFIHFKVNTEVIDDENSTEVTAGAIVTVTVSLKRSYMKDVFGNTSVREQQQLKEPDEITEEGEATGEPKPAAEAQKKDVNKKPVWMKPPKKSSSSKKSKSKAHSKVQQAKEKAAAAAAAAAATATAAAAAKNQSAQTSPNGVAKKPSRVPQSDDSDASNLSDNDDATEGSHRNSEAEDNDKKVDDVDDDTEWNKFQNKIQKREKLEGRSKTSHPVHCPYYPEDKQEYWWTYICDRKSLSLLTAPSHVTNLVDTQDVQLRFTAPMWPGPYVLTVCLRSDSYIGMDQQQDIKLDVKEAPDVPTDHPQWDISDSESDHQAQDGNESEFTTDDDENGDDN from the exons ATGGCCGGACAAAAATTCGAATACGATGAAAGCGGAGCTACTTTCTTCTACTTCCTGCTGTCCTTCTTGGCGCTGGTCCTCGTCCCGGCCACATTCTACTACTGGCCCCGCCGCAAGACCATAG ATCCAGATAAAAGTTTTCAAGATTGCTCATGTCCgggatgtattaaaaaaaaacaaattttagagaCCTCCGAACCCTATCGAGGAGTAAAAAATTTTCTGATAAAAGCGTCCATTATTTTGGGATGGCTTATCCTTATTTTATTAGCTTATAAGGTATCACAATTCGATTATGAAATGTCAAACTTTGATCCATACGAAATACTCGGAGTTCCTCCAGGTGCTTCTCAAGCTGAAATTAAAAAGTCGTACAGAAAACTGTCGCTTATTTTACATCCGGACAAAGAAACTGGAAACGAAAAAGCGTTCATGAAACTCACCAAAGCGTATCAA gctTTGACTGATGATGAAGCTCGTAAAAATTGGGAGAAATATGGTAATCCTGATGGACCTGGTGCTATGAGTTTTGGTATCGCTTTACCAAGTTGGATAGTTGAGAAAGAAAATAGTGTCTGGGTATTGGGACTTTACGGACTTGTGTTTATGGTTGCCTTACCGACAGTG gTTGGTACTTGGTGGTATCGTTCTATTAAATTTTCTGGTGATCAAGTGCTTCTGGACACCTCTcaactttatatgtatttcattcacAAAACTAATTTAATGGCTCTAAAACGTGTAATAATGATATTGGCTGCTAGTTGCGAATTCGATAAAAGACATAATTCTGAAGTTGTTGAAAGAATGTCGGACAATGAAGAAGTACCacag TTAGTACGAGATATTCctaatttgaatgaaaaaaataaacagcaaccGCTGTGTCGTCCATATTCTATTAAAGCTCGAGCATTGCTACATGCTCATCTTTCGAGAATGGTTTTAAATCCTGAAACACTGGAAAAAGACAGGCAATTTATCGTTCGTAGAGCTCCATATTTGGTATTAGAAATGGTAAATTGTGTTAACAATTTAACATTACTCGCTTATGCTGGAAGaa TTCAAAAGCGTCCTCGAATTGAAACAATAGAAGTATGCATGAAATTGTCGCCACTGATAGTTCAAGCTTTGTGGGAATACAAATCTCCACTTTTACAACTCCCATATATAACCGAAGAAAATTTGAAGTATTTCTCAGGTCGCAAAAAGCACGTGCAGACTTTGCAACAACTTGCACAAATGCCTGAAGAAGACAGACGTCAGCTTTTGAGGGGACTTAATGATCAACAATATGAGGATTTGATCCAAGTACTCTCTAATATGCCGTTCATACATTTCAAAGTCAACACAGAAGTTATCGATGATGAAAATTCTACTGAAGTGACGGCTGGCGCGATTGTTACTGTCACTGTTTCCCTTAAAAGATCATATATGAAAGATGTGTTTGGAAATACCAGTGTTAGAGAGCAACAACAACTTAA AGAACCAGATGAAATAACAGAAGAGGGAGAAGCAACTGGTGAACCGAAGCCTGCTGCTGAAGCCCAAAAGAAGGATGTAAATAAAAAACCTGTTTGGATGAAACCACCTAAAAAATCTTCATCGAGTAAGAAATCAAAGAGTAAGGCTCATTCAAAAGTACAGCAAGCGAAAGAAAAAGCAGCAGCTGcagctgctgctgctgctgccaCTGCCACTGCTGCAGCTGCTGCTAAAAATCAGTCAGCACAAACATCCCCCAATGGTGTTGCTAAAAAGCCCAGTAGAGTGCCTCAATCAG ATGATTCAGATGCATCTAATCTCTCAGATAATGATGATGCTACTGAAGGATCTCATAGAAATTCTGAAGCCGAAGACAATGATAAAAAAGTTGACGATGTAGATGACGACACGGAGTGGAATAa gtttcaaaataaaattcaaaaacgaGAGAAACTCGAAGGAAGATCTAAAACTTCACATCCTGTTCATTGTCCATATTATCCTGAG gataaacaagaatactggTGGACATATATTTGTGATAGAAAATCTCTATCATTACTAACAGCTCCTAGTCACGTAACAAATTTAGTAGATACTCAAGACGTTCAATTACGGTTTACAGCTCCCATGTGGCCTGGTCCATATGTATTAACTGTTTGTCTGAGATCag
- the LOC143914160 gene encoding uncharacterized protein LOC143914160 produces MFISIKLSLLLKLYNTIYSAKCCVSPSLSITTERRTTERISLTKISDQAIFRMMKDVTCFECNFPQERSFKSEELLNGSLSTSELVYPAWTSLHVCDNSTGYCPSGICGVNNSTKVQLHFQVIDNFSKIVKYVKYDAVNHTRCGCS; encoded by the exons atgttcATTTCAATAAAGCTTTCGTTgttactaaaattatataacacaATTTATTCTGCCAAATGTTGTGTTTCACCATCGTTATCAATAACAACAGAACGTAGAACGACGGAGCGAATTTCACTAACGAAAATTTCAGACCAGGCCATCTTCCGTATGATGAAAGACGTCACATGCTTCGAATGCAACTTTCCACAAGAACGATCCTTCAAATCCGAAGAACTACTAA atgGTAGCTTGTCAACTTCAGAATTGGTCTATCCTGCCTGGACATCATTGCACGTGTGCGATAATTCTACAGGCTACTGTCCATCGGGAATATGTGGAGTCAATAATTCGACCAAAGTTCAACTGCATTTTCAAGTGATTGACAACTTTTCCAAAATAGTGAAATATGTCAAATATGATGCGGTGAATCATACTCGGTGTGGTTGTTCATAA